Below is a window of Peromyscus eremicus chromosome 22, PerEre_H2_v1, whole genome shotgun sequence DNA.
TACATAGCGAGTTGCAGGTGAGCtggagctatacagtgagaccctgtttcaagaaaaccAATCagcgtggggctggagagactgtttTTGTGGAGgagccaagtttggttcccagcacccacatcaagtgccTTACAACTTACACCTTACAGTTCCACTccagggcacctgcattcacctacacagagagagagacacacatccataaacatgattaaaaaatcaatcaaaataagggctagagagatggctcaatagttaagagcactggctgctcttccagaggtcctgagttcaattcccggcaaccatgtggtggctcacaaccatctgtaatgagatctggcgtctTCCTCTggtcatacatacaggcagaacactgtatgtgtaGTAAataaacaagttttaaaaaagattgtatcttgggggctggagagatggctcagaggttaagaacactggctgttcttccagaggtcctgagttcaattcccagcaaccacatggtggctcacaaccatctgtaatgagatctggtgccctcttctggcctgcagggatgcgtgcagacagaacactgtatacataataaataaaatcttaaaaaaaaaaaaaaaaaaagattgtattttaaaaaataaataaataggaccGCGCTGGGttgccaccgccgccaccgccgccgctgccaccatcGTGCCAGCCCCACAGGTCTTGGTGAGGTGGGTGACTCTCCAGGATGGGAGAAGCCAATTTGGGAGCAGATTGGATCCAGCTTTATTCAGCATTACTACCAGTTATTAGATAACAACAGAACTCAACTAGACGCAATTTACATTGATGCATCCTGCCTTACGTGGGACGGACAGCAGTGCCAGGGGAAAGCTGCCATTGTGGAGAAGTTGTCCAGCCTTCCGTTCCAGAAAATCCAGCATAGTATCACGGCACAGGACCGACAGCCTACACCAGAAAGCTGTATCATCAGCACGGTTGTAGGCCAGCTCAAGGCCGATGAAGATCTCATTATGGGTTTCCACCAGATGTTTCTATTCAAGAACATCAACGATGCTTGGGTTTGCACCAATGACATGTCCAGGCTTGCCCTGCACAACTCCGGCTGACTTCCTCCTGGCCAGACACTCatgctgtttcctcctcccttctcttcccattACTGTCTCACTGCTCCAGATGCTCCGAACATCATACACAAATGAGCAGGGCCGAGGTAGGAGCGGTGCAGTGCGCTTCTGTCACCACGGTGTTGTGCATGATGTTTGGATGCTAGACTAGTTGCATCTGACAGGAGAAGTTTGTGTTGGACCCGCGCATGCCTTGGAAAGACTTAAGTAATGCAAAAGattgtcagtttttgtttttgttttattttgtttttttaatctactgACAAGTTGCTCTAGTAACCCAAAGAAGTGAAGGAGAAAGCCGTTGCCTCACCGCACAGATATTGATTTGTTCAGATGTTTCAATGCCTCATGATACAATAAAACCACAAACGTTTTCTtaacagtttaaataaaaataaataaataaaataaaaataaatatatatgtataaaaaggaAAACCAACCCACCAAACATCCCCTtcccccaaagaaagaaagaaagatgtcagAAAGCTCTCTAGGGCTGGGAGATGATGGTTCAgtaggcaagcatgaggacctgagtttgagtctcagTGTCCACATAAAAGAGCAGGCGTGGCtacatgcacctgtaatcctagagtTGGGATTGGAGAAAGGAGGATCCCAGGGGAcctcctggccagccagtccagcccatcagtcagctccaggttcagcgagacTGCACCTCAACCACTAAAGGTGGCAAGTCATAGAAGGAGGTACCCTCCAACAACCTCCAGACTCCGTGGGTGCACACCCATGCCTCCTGTATACACACAAAGgagacacacgcacgcacgcacgcacgcacgcacgcacgcacgcacgcacacgctaTCTAGAGAGTCACACATAAACTGCATCTCCGAGAAAGGACGATGCACAGAGGAAAGTGGAGTGGCCTTGGATTGAGAAAACTCTCAGTAGGAGGGAGTTGGGGTTCAGGGGCCCCCACTGCAGGTCTCATATAGACCTGGCAGCAAAGCTAGTTAAAACTGACCTCCAAACTCTCTTGGCTGATGCAGGAATTTCAATGTCATCTCTAGAAAGAAAGGGAATAAAAGTGATCTGCTCTTATTATTTATCTTGCTACTCAGTGGCAAACTCCCTTTCTCCACGGGGATTCTGGATGTTTTGCTCACCCTGGAAGCATTGATTCCTGCTTCAGATACCCTCTTCCACACCTCATGAGCATCCTCAGTTGAGGGATGTGACGGCTCCCTTTGACGTGCAGAGCAGACTGCTCTCTCTTCTTTGTTACCGCTGACATCAAGGCTGTTAGCTGCCACTGTTGTGACAATTTACAGTTGTGCGTGGCCCTTTCTCCTTGTCAAATTAAGTACATACGTTGATTGCATTTTGTTCCAGTTagggctgaaaaaaaaatgagaaaggagtTGGGGCAGAGACTAAATGGGATAAAGTGATTATGGCTCTCCCTGTCTGGTGCCCTCATCACTCAAAGCACTCTGGGTTCACCTCTCCCAGCAACTGGAGGCCCTGGGTACCAACCAACCCTACATCTCCAATCTCCAGAGCGAGGAGCTTGAGTCCACCACCACTCAATTTGCTTTACAAAGGAAAATTAttcagagaagcttctggaaaCCTCCTCCATTATTTTGGGTGGGAGTGAAAGAGgctgaagagggagagggagtaaGATGTTTAAAAAGGGAACTAGGGAATAAGGGTGGGATAtgatattaaacacacacacacacacacaagcaaaaaccCCCAATGAACATATCCACCCATACCCAGAAGCACCTATACAAAAGACTTGTTATCAACTAGAAAATGGAATCGAGTTGCAGAGAATGATGTACAATATTCCTCATTTCATCAGTAGAGTGAAAGATATGATCGTGGCATTTCATCAAGGAAGGGAGCAACATTCATTCACTCACCAATTGTTAAGTGACCACAATGCGAAAGGCCTGTGTTCGTTAACAATGCTTcaggcggggctggagagatggctcagaggttaagaacactggctgttcttcagaggtcctgagttcaattcccagcaaccacatggtggctcacaaccatctgtaatgagatctggtgccctcttctggcctatagtcatatgtgcaggcagaatactgtgtacataataaataaatctttaaaaaaaaacagcaacaaaaaacaatgCTTTAGGCAGCAAGTCCTGGAGTAACTAGATTCCACTCTGGGGGTCTCAACAAATCGAGTCcagacccaaaacaaaacaaaataatggtGAAAATTAGGGGGGAAAAAGCTGAGAGGTAACTTAGTATGTTGAGTGAAAGGCTTGCCTGACATTCGCAAGGCCGTGGGTTTGATCTTCAGTGGCACATAAAACTGGGAGTGATGGAATATTTAGACAACACaggcagaggatcaggagttcaagaccatccttggctacatagtgaactcaGGGCCAGCTTGGGATACCTGAGATCCTGCCTCGATAATAAACGAGGAGAGAGGAGTCATCGTTGTGTGGGGATTAGATTTGTCTTGTCACAAGACACTTAGCCATCATCCCTGTTCCTAGGATCCAAGGTGACTGCAGGAGTGAGTGAATGACTCAGAGCAAAGGAGACATACAAAATAAAGGTATATGTACTCAtgtttttaatcttgtttttattttattttattttattattattattattattttttagctaCTCAGATATTTACAGGGCCCAATGAGCAGTCTGCTTTTAGCAAAAGTAGTCTCCATGTCTCAGGTACACTCACTCTGCATGGCTATTTTTCACCAGGTTCACAGCCAACtacctttttttccatttttttttctttttcttaaaattttttttaaaaataatttatttaactttattttatgtgtgttggtacgaaggtgtcagatcccctgaaactggagttagagatagttgtgagctgccatgtgagtgctgggaattgaacctgggtcctctggaagagcagccagtgctcttaaccactgagccatctctctagcccattttcctttaaaatttttttagatatatttactttacattatgtgtatgaatgttttgcctgtatgcatgtatgtgtatgtacctgttggatcccctgaaactaggaTTAAGGACGGCTGTCAGCTACCATGTAgatgctagaaatcaaacctgagtcctctgcaagaggtcttaactgctgagccatctccccagtccccccaaactagtattttttaaaaaaaataatgtcgggggctggagagatggctcagaggttaagagcactgactgctcttccagaggtcctgagttcaattcccagcaaccacatggtggctcacaaacatctgtaataaggtctggtgccctcttctggtcatacatgctgtatacataataaataaataaatctttaaaaaaaaataatgtctcaaaaaaaaaccaaaaaaaaataataataatgagtcCTCCCTTTATAACCTTGGTTGGTATGGCATTTTTTCCTATGTAgacaaactggccttgaacttgtgataatacacttgcctctacttcccaggtgctgggattagtgtGCACCGATACAGTTGACTTCCCCATTAAATCTTGAGCAGAACACTGCAAGAACTCCTAAATGGTCTCTTAGCGTCTGCTGTTGCTTTTACTCCCTTGTCTGTCCCTCTTATTCTTCAATGCTGTCCTCCATAGAATAACATATTATAGctaggcacttgggaggcagatgcaggtggatctctgtgagtttgaggccagccaaggctacatagtaagatcctgctttctccttcttcttcctcttcttcctcctcctcctcctcctcctcttcttcttcttcttccccttcccctcctcctccttctcctccttccttttcctcttcttcttcttcctctcttcctttgagaacttgtttcaaaggaaaaaaaaaaggagacattatagcaaaatatatttaaaatgtggaCTAGGAGCTGAGAATGTCGTTCAACTGGTAGAGTACCCGCCTAGTTTGCATGAAGCCCTTGTTTCCATCCCCAGGACTGAGGAAGCAgtattcaaggtcatccttggctaacaTATCAAGTTTGGggctagcttgagctacatgagatcctgtataaaaaaaaaaataaaatgaaacacaagTCATATATAATGATGGTACAATTGGGAGGCTGAGGGTAGAGGAtcacagtaagtttgaggccagcctgggctacacagtgaatttcagtTTAGCTTGGGCTATCAAATCctgaaaggggaagggggaaaaaGTCTGGGCATCAtggtatatacctgtaatcccagcattcatgagatagaggcagaaggattggaaAAGTTGgatgccaacctggtctccacagtgagtttgaggtaagCTTGATCTTCTCTGGGGGCAGAGAGTAAAATAAGGTCTTACGCGTACCTTGCTTAACATTCCCCAAGACCTCATTGTATTTGAtttcaattttgtttatttgtgatgGTTTCCTGCATCCCAGCCTGGTCCCAAGCTCCCTAGGaaccaaagatgactttgaactgatCTTCGTAcctccagcctcccaagtgctggggttacaggtgagcAATACTTTcccaacaaagaaacaacaatggTTGTCAAAAGACACTTGATTTGGGTTAGGTTTGTTGCCAGTGATAAGCAACTGAAATATGTATGTCCACAGAAGCTCTGGGCGTTTATTGCTTGATGATTGCTGCTGGGAACATTAACACCTTGGCTTTTCTGGTCTGCCCTGTGAGTGAGTCAAGCATTCTCTGGTAAACAGAGAGCCCTTTCAGATAGAGCATTCAAGGGGTTGTCAGCAAATACAGGAACTTGGGTGCTGGGCAGATACGACTGGGACCTGACACATTTGCTACAACCTCAGAACCTCCTTTTCTGCAGCTTAGAAAATGTGAACtcagaagtctgaggcaggaggactgctgtgagtttgaggtgtACCTGGGCTACCTactaagactttgtctcagaataaaacaaacaaaaccaaaaaccactgtGTGGAGTGAAGACTGGGGAGAAAGAGACTTCTGTGAGGAGCCAAGAACTCTGGATGGATATAGCTCCAGGAGACGTCCCACacctgggggcgggggagggggggatagGACGGACACGACAATGTAGAGCACTAGGGCGCGTCTATCAGAACCTCTGACTTAGGGTCTGATCTTgttctttcccacctctctaACTGTGTGAGAGCAAGCTGTCACAGCTGATGGCCTGTGGTTACATCCAAGTCTAGCTCTCGCCATCTCCCCATACTGCTTGAGTTTGCCTTTGCTCTCTGTCCCCTGGCTGCTGTGGCCCCTCTCGTCCCTTCTCAGACTCCTCActagtctctccctctctctgagaATTTGTTGTAGTTCCAGTTCtgggtgggtatgtgtgtgtgcctgtgttcgtATACGCGCAGGTGTCCCAGGAGGcaagaggtgttggatcccccggaactggaggaacagacagttgtgagctacctga
It encodes the following:
- the LOC131897316 gene encoding nuclear transport factor 2-like; its protein translation is MAPYMSMVENVSAGSFRLVWTALGCHRRHRRRCHHRASPTGLGEVGDSPGWEKPIWEQIGSSFIQHYYQLLDNNRTQLDAIYIDASCLTWDGQQCQGKAAIVEKLSSLPFQKIQHSITAQDRQPTPESCIISTVVGQLKADEDLIMGFHQMFLFKNINDAWVCTNDMSRLALHNSG